Below is a genomic region from Vitis riparia cultivar Riparia Gloire de Montpellier isolate 1030 chromosome 5, EGFV_Vit.rip_1.0, whole genome shotgun sequence.
cagttcaaagaaaaaaaaaatagcaatggAAAAATAGTTCTCgtgaaaatttattatcttaagaaaaaatccaaaatcacttttccattattttattattcatttaacaCATGCTAAAACAAATatagcataaaaataaaaaataaaataaaataaaacaattgttTCTCATAGCCTTAAGGATCCTATTGCATAAATTTGGTAATGTTATTTAGATAATAtccaaatttatcaaaaattaacCTACAACTAAAAATTAAGGTTGGTGAGCGATTTACAACCAAATCTTACACTATTACATAAGTTCCCAGGTTACCATGAAGTCTTTCCTTATTGTTTACCCGTTGCTAGGAGCACTCAAGTGCCCAAAAATTTGATAAGGGCATTGGTAGCAACTTTCATTGTTGGAAACACCACTTGAGCACTCGAGCACTGCTGCAAATTTGTAGATTCTGATAACTGGTTTCCACATCTCTAACAATCATTTTCTCCATGAAAATTGATCATTGTAGCAAAGGAATGTGCACAACTACCTCATGATCACTCGAATTGCTCCCAAAAGACTCCAAGGGTtacaaaattggatttttttacaCAAAAATCCTATACTCCAATTTATTGGAGTATACAAATCaatctatgaaaaataaaaatagaatttttatagAGAaccaaaaatctattttaattaattgtagTATCTTTGGTTTTTTGGAAATTGtgtcaaaaaattatattttggtttaaataaatatattatataatcgGGTGATTTAGATGCATGACCCAATATACCtatgaaattgaaaagaaaacctcttcctttaataattttttttttggaaaaatgactCTCTTTAAACTCTTTTACCCCTTTGTACTTTACTTGCCTTCAAAAACATCACCTTCAcacattttcatcattttattgtATAATACATTTACTTTTTCAATTCACTTCTTTTACCAagattaatttctcatttaagGTATTCACTTGAGCAACATAGAAGTTAAGTttggtttataaaaaaaaaaaaaaaaaaaaaaaaacctaaataggGTTAAGTTCTTAGTCATGATCTAAACTATATTATAGTTATGTTTCATTTATAAAGAACTTCATTGAAGTTAagctttttttcatttatagaaAACTTGATTATAATGACTTAAATTGTACCTTGattaagtttcatttataaataaCTTCACTGAGCTTAAGTTTCTCTTTAATCTATagaaaatttgattataataacCTAAATTGTACCAtggttaaatttcatttaagaaGAACTAAAATGAGGTTaagttcttattttatatataaatcttGATTAAAATGTTCATCTATTTGATCTTATCTTCGAAACCTAATAAGGCCcaatttacacaaaataaaaaaaatacaaccgcaaaaaaattctaacttaaatcctaagaaaaaaaaaacaaacaaaattttgtaacaaaatccaaaacccaataAATCCCAAAttgctaaaaaaatataaaaagtaaataatctAATATAAACATAcggtaaaaaaaattcaaccgAAATCCTAACAAAAACAAACATCtccaacaaaaattcaaaacctaATAAAACTCAACTACAAAAACTCTaataaacaacaacaacaaaaaactcTTGTCTAAATCCcaacaagaaattaaaataaaagccTCCAACAAAAATAATcgtaaaaaaaaaccctaacaaaaaatatcatagaagtttaaatgaaattacaaaaaactaaaaaaaataaaaaataaaaatagaaagccctagcaaaaaaaaaaaaaaaaaaaatccaaaaaaccCTAACAACAACTACAAGCCATTACAAAGAATAAATgcaaaaaaatccaattaaaaATATCTGCATAAatctccaacaaaaaaaaaatgcagtaaAAATTTATTCCTTGATGAAAGAACTACTCCCATTGATCTTTATTATTGTTCATCTATTTAAGTTCATCTATATAAATCTTGATTAAAATGTTCATCTATTTGATCTTATCTTCGAAACCTAATAAAGCccaatttacaaaaaataaaaataaataaataaataaataaaaatacaactgtaaaaaaaattccaacttAAAtcgtaagagaaaaaaaaacaaaaacaaaaatttataacaaaatccaaaacccaaattgctaaaaaaaatataataaataaataaataacctaatataAACATCCGGTAAAGAAAACTTCAACCgaaaccctaaaaaaaacaaaagtctataacaaaaattcaaaacctaATAAAACTCGACTataaaaactttaataaaaatcaaCAACAAAAAACTCTTGTCCAAATCCcaacaagaaataaaaacaaaagccTCCAATAAAAATAATCgtaaaaaaaccctaacaaaaaatatcatagaagtttaaataaaattacaaaaaactaaaaaaaatatatatagaaagccctagcaaaaaaaaaaaaaaaattccaaaaaaatccTAACAACAACTACAAGCCATTACAAAGGATAAATgcaaaaaaatccaattaaaaataactgCATAAAtctccaaccaaaaaaaaaaaaaaaaaaaaaaatttgcagtAAAAATTTATTCCTACCGGACCGAAAAAGACATCGATTGGCCCTCTCCAATCCGGTCTGAGCATCTATTGGCCCAAATTTCTTCATTCCAAGCCCGCTTCCTCAGTCCAAGGTTTGCAAGTATAAATACCACATAAGTGATTTATAGGTTTCTGATGTGGGATGATTGGTAATAATAAAAGGAGCTTCGTGTCAGCCCCTTAGACCCTTGACTTAACCATGGAGGAATAGGCCTCATGGGTAAGCCTTGCACCCATGAAAGCCTAAGATGAAAGCAGGGAAATCCTGGAGGTTTAATGGTTCAAACTCCAGGAGCCATGTGAGGAGGCCGCGGGCGAACCAGACATACACCGCGCGCGCACCGTGGGCAAGCTAGACGTGCACCGCGCGCGCACTGTGGACGAGCCAGACATGCACCGCGTGTGCACCAGATGGGCATCGTGCGCACGCACCTGACTTAGGTGGTGCAAATGAAGGCTGAGGgacttggaattttaatttataattaaaattatattccaTTATGCCTCCTCAGACATATTGATGTCTCCTCAAGAAACAATGAAAACGACCTGTATTACtctttaggggggggggggggggtaggGGGTAGGTGACTCAAAGGAGTGAGCCACCAAGAAAAGCCTTGACCGCATCAAGGGGGCACCATGGCACGGCCTTGGGCGTGCCTAAGACACACGACGCGACTCGAGCACGCACACATGGGCTCCACGACATGTGTGTTGTGCACCCCGTGGCTACAACGGCACAGGGCCTGGTGTGGCTTACCCCCTCCCCGCGCAGGCACGAGAGCGTCTAAGCCTTGTGCGGTGAGCCAGCTAATGAAACCATGGGCGTAATGCCATGGTCTGATGGCTCCAAGCGATAAGCTAACTTGCACCAAGATGCCTACGCACAGCATAGGGGCGCAATGCCTTATGCACCAAGAGGAATCAGCCATGGACGCAATGCCATGGTTCGTTGCTGGGAAGCTGGGAAGCAAGCAACAAGCCCAAGCCATGGGCACCTAGACATGGCAAAAGCTCATACATCAATGTGAGGAAGGCACACTGATGCACCAAACACTTGGTCAGATGAGTGGTGCACGCTGCCTGGCTCAGAAGGCCTTGATCAAAGACATGCTGATGGGCACCTGGTCACAAGAGGCACCTTACGAGGAAGGAGTCGGCTTGTTAGGGGGACTTTCTAGCAGCTTGGCGAGCAAGACCTGAGGAGATGGCAATGCATCTAGCTAGTGGCAGCTAGCTCGGACAACCAGTGACCAAGTCAAGCCATCATTTGACCTGCAATGGGCTGAAGGATGATGGCTGGTGCAAGTGGGTGGCATGTGCAGGCCACTATCTGGGTAGTAGGTGGTTATGCAGGGCAATTGAGGGCGGTTCTGGCCAGTTGCATGACCACCAAAGTTGGCTCCAAGATTTGAATTAggaaattcaaatttgtaaCTATAGCTTGAGTCATTTAAAAAGGGCTCCTACAGCCTTGAAACAGAGACAGATAGTTTGGGAAAGGGTTCCTTCTCGTATGCCTTGGGTGAGAGCATTGTACTCTGGTTCAAGAAGCAATTTTGTCTTGTAAGAGTgattaatacaagttgggaaaggATTCCCGTAACTTCGTGTGTCCCTGTTGTTTTGTTATTTCTGTATTCTACTCTATTCTTCTAAACGCTGGGAAgggaaggttggctaaggaagAGTCCTTAGCACCGCGCACTCGTGAAAAATTAAGTAAGATAATCAAGGGTGTGACACTTTGCATGGTGGGGAATTGAACCTGGGACTTACGATTAACAAAATGAACAACACACTACTATGTTGCGCTGCTGGTTGATTAGTAATTTGGTAAATATCTATATAtcggtttttaaatttttatcttataaaacatttagacaaatataaatatttttatctactattatttttataatattattaattataaacatgaaaaaaatataaattaatcaataaaacaatttttaaaatttttaaataaaaaaatacatagatatataattaaattaaatattataattttcttttcattttatatatattttcatatttaaatattatacatattctatttaataaaatttaatatatcaatacatttatatttatatttgtcatTTAATTTCACAtattgaacataaaaaataaaatattataataaatttatatatatatatatatatatatatatatatatatataaatttattataattatttttaattttattaaaatataaattatatatttatgacattatcaGTCTAATCAATGAACCGTGAACCGATAGCTTTTTTGGTTCAATAtccaatttgattttgaaatattgatttttattcttgaaGTGTAAAGAGAGAGAAGGGTAGGTATAAAAATGGGAGGGAAATAAATTTGGAATGAGAGGGCAATGGCAATGCTATTGAAATAAAGATGGGCAAAAATGTCCAAAAATGGttagtttttaaaagaataatgaaaggaggtcatttttctaattttaaatgtattttaggTTTTTGAACCAAATATctctatataattttaataagtgactatatatatatatatatatatatatatggttttcatatttttaataataatttaaatgaaatttgaagataattaaaattaatttacatatttattactTTACTTTTTGAGGAGAAATAAAATCACACataaaattagttatattaCTTTTATGCACATAGGTAAATAAGGGCAACATTATTCATGTGAGAGCCATTCCCAACATTTCAGTTTTTAAGAATTGCTTTATGTGGAATGCTCGTGGTGTCCATGTGCACAAGTTCGAATAAAATACTTATGAAACATGAACATAAAGTATTTTTTGTATCAAACCTTCTCTGTGGAATTAGTCACTTTCATCATGCTTGCACATAGGTCTGATCCTCATGTCACGGTCACAAAGTCATTttaagagggagagagagagagagagagttctAACCCTTTGACAGAGCCCTAGTGAGAATTCTAAAAGCAATGTAGATAACTTCTGTTGAACATCATTCCATGGACAACTACAGAAGGGAGAAATGCCTTTAAACATGAAACCAATAAATGGCAAAAGATCATACAGATTACACCTAACAAAGCCCAGACAGGAACAAGCAAAGCATGATAACACAAAACTTCACCAAAATCAAGTAATTAAGCAAGTGGTGataacaaaaatcaatttttcttctaattgatttttctttattatttcatagCCAAGTACCATGCAAGATCATGTTTCAGCCAAGTCTTATATCCCAGAATTTGGGATGTGAAGGACCAAACGCCTGAAAACACACCCAAAACCCATGTCAAATAGGTTAGTATAACTGCCTTCAATCCTTGTAGTTGCAAAAGATCTGCAGTAAGTGGATGCTATTAATCACAATCATTACCATTTTGGTTTGAGATAGAACACCAAAGGATATACTGCTTCACTGTGTACCTCAATAAAAGATCCGAAAAATGTGAATTACACAATAATTAGTGTACAATGATACACGACATACTATACTTGCATGAAAAATGACATATCATGGTCATACAAGAAGGAAATAGATGAGATATGCACAATTCAAATTCCTTTCTGGGTTCTGACTAATAATTATAAACAACTTCCTCAAGATAGTACTATAAAAAATGATCTAGATATTCTGTTTTCCTCTCTTGAGTATGTCTTAAAGTTTTCTTAGAACTTCTTTCATCAGTAGAGAGCAAAGATAATTTGCATGACTGTTTTGTTAACATCAATAAtgtatgttttttcaaaatgattttgtaCATGTTCCAATTCAAGTCCTTAACAAAGTCATTATTACTCTAACTGTACTATAGACTATAGTAGAAATGGAAAATGATGGTGTGGATAACTCCTTAGCCCCTATTTGGAAGTCTTATAAAATCTATTGGGCCATAATCAATGGACTTGGAGCAAGCACACACATTATACAGAAATTCTAATTGAACACATCATTGAGCATGCCTGCAAACATAATTGAGTGTTGAATACAGATATTTCTAGTTTCCCCTAGAAATGTGTCTGAAAACCTAAGTAAGAGTATGCTAATTTATGGCCAAAAACTTAATACAGTTCTAAGCATGATCCAAACTATCGAATTGTAATTGTAAACTTTCCCTCATTCTATTAGGCCAATGACAAATTTACCTTTCATTAGCTTGAACCATTCAGGACtacaaatttaattaacatgaacgaTTTCTAATACCAAATTTCAGTTTTATCCAACAGTGCCTTGTTTGGAAGATTCTGGTGGTGCAAATTATCATCAACTATTCTGGCAAACAATGAGACCATAATTTCCATGATTCttcaaacacaaaataaaaatgaaaatatatagaagcAAGTAAAACCAAGCTATCATCATACCAGTGAAGGGAAGGAATGACCTTATCTTGGTTTTAGAATGTGCCACATCTCTTTGAGCATTGACATGAGGAATCGTGATTAATTGCGTCTTCTATATACCATAAACTGTATAACCACATAGACATTAGATCACTAACACCTAGTAACTAGAATTAGACAATATGACTTCATAAACTCAATACGACTTATAAAATCATACTAATAGAAACTTGTAAGCCACTACAAGAACCAAAaatttcaagaacaaaattGTATTGCCTTGGGGATTAGGCTGACCTGCAATCCAAAAAATCTTAATGACAAAGGTTAGGCCTATGGTGGCATAATTTCCTTCTGCAATCTGCTGAAGCAATCTCTTGATTTCCTGTGGGGAAGATCACAAAGTTTTCACTGATATTGAGGTCATATGGTTCAGGGtgatcaattttcaaaacctgGAAGGACCTCTTGTTGCAATCACTCCCAATAAGATAAAACCTCTGCTAAAACCAATGAAAACcattaggaaaaaaatacaaaaagaaataaaatttgataggGTTTCACTGACCCCTTCATTCCATTGATTAGAAAGCAAAGAAATAGAAAGCAGCAGACAATTTTTGGTTTCCAATACAAAGGAAAAACTCATCCATACTAAACTATGGAAGGGTTTTGCTTTTGGGTCACAAATTAAAAGAGCTCTTctcttaattttgatttctttctcagaaaccaaaaagaagaaaaggttaTTTGTGATATCATTAATGCCCCGTATCTGGCTGATCAGAAAACTgggaaaagacaagaaaatgatagaaatttttttatttataattcaaatgaaaaaatcaTCCTCTACAAACccatataaaatttttcttctaAGTCACAACTTAAAAGAACCCTTTTAATAACTTTGGATTTCATTCATTTTTGTCTATATTCCCAGGACACAAAAGAAAAATTTGCTTAGAAAACTTGTAGTTTATGATACAAATGAGCATGAACCCACATAAggtttctttgttttggttAAGAAATGAAAGAACTCTTAAACATCTAGAAGTTCAATTACCTATTATATTGGAAATacagaatataaataaataatgaaaactatAGAGTTTAGAACCTTCAACAAGAAAACAAGATTGGGAGAGCAATAATCTCCATCAGGACATCTTCAAAGAGTACAATCAGAAACAATGGAAAAACTGACTTCATAAGCTTAGAATCACCTCATAAATTGCTCTCAACATCTGATTTAAATCCATAACCAAGCAAATGAGATGAAATAAGGAAACCCAGAGATCAAAGATTACCACATTAAATATCACTGCCAAAGCTGTTCAACTCATCAATATATAATTTACTTGCAATTACGATCCATAAAACTTGGATATTTCAACTGTCAATTTCATTGCTATGTTAATGATCGTTCttccaaaaccaaaataaaggtAATCTAATAATAGTATACACCATTAATCTAATTAAATGTATCAACATACAGCTTTCTTGGCACAATTTGCAGTCATGgcatgccaattttgaatcactCTAATGGGGCACTGATGGTGCAAATGGTAAACACCCTTCTTTGCCATTGCATTTGTCATCTGCGTATCAATATCCACACCAATCCAACCCAACAATTGGAGATATTAGTTCATTGAGCACTGAAATTGAATTCACCATTGAGTTCATTCTTTTCACTGCAATGCCTTCAGGGCTATTCTAGGCCTTCAGGACCATTCTAGCATTGTCCCTGCCCTTTTTGCCTAGTTAGATCAGATTGCTGCATGTACTAATCAAGCATTCATCAACAGCGATGCATTACACCTTCTTTGTAGATCTTCTCAAGAAAACATTAGAGGGCAAGGAATCACTGAATAGTCAACATTTGGCATCAGACTTGATACACCACCCAACTACTGCCAGGCGCTGCCTTCACTCCCATCTCATTCATTTCCCTTCTCATTCTCTGCGCCTCCTCATGTCTGCCCACACTAGCATATATTCTAGCCAACAGCACATAATTGGCAGCATTGTCAGGCTCTAACTCAAACAAAGCTCTCCCAGCAATCTCTGCAAGCTCCACTTCTCCATATGTCCGACACGCCCCAAGAAGGGCCCCCCAGGTTTTTGCAGTAGCCTTCACAGGCATTCCCTGTATGATGTCATATGCTTCATACAGCCTCCCTGCTCTGCTCAAAGCATCCACCACACACGAATAGTGATCACTACTTGCTTCCACGCCATAATCTTTACACATCCGCCCAAAGTACCCCAATGCTTCATCAGCTAACCCAGCGTGGCTACAAGCCTTCAAAACCCCAAGAAAAGTGATCCCATCAGGCTGAACTTTGGCCATTTCCATTTGTTCAAAAGTTTCCAGCGCAGTTCTTGCATCCCCATGTAGAGCATAAGCTGATATTAAGCTGCTCCATGCAACCACATCTCTTTCACTCATACTAATACTCTGAAACACACATTGTGCATTCACAATACATCCACATCGCCCATAGGCCTCCACCAGGCAACTCCTTAAATGGGGATGAGGGTCAATACCATTCCTAATTGCATAACCATGAATTTCCTTAATCAAAGTCAATGCCGCTAAATCCACACAAGCTGGTAACAAAGCAAGAAGCGTGATCAAATTCTGCTTCAACCCGACCTCTCCCATTCTCCTATAAAACGAGAGCGCCTTAAATGATCCATCCTCCAACCCTGACA
It encodes:
- the LOC117914072 gene encoding putative pentatricopeptide repeat-containing protein At1g03510 — protein: MGSYASNYLRLLSYTKLLASHVNQGRHHDALSLFHHMHASSAPALDAFVFPLALKSCAAAHRPNLGAAIHAHVTKFSLVSNAFVACALVDMYGKCVSVSSARHLFDEIPHRNIVVWNAMISIYTHSGRVADALGLFEVMDVEPNASTFNAIISGLSGLEDGSFKALSFYRRMGEVGLKQNLITLLALLPACVDLAALTLIKEIHGYAIRNGIDPHPHLRSCLVEAYGRCGCIVNAQCVFQSISMSERDVVAWSSLISAYALHGDARTALETFEQMEMAKVQPDGITFLGVLKACSHAGLADEALGYFGRMCKDYGVEASSDHYSCVVDALSRAGRLYEAYDIIQGMPVKATAKTWGALLGACRTYGEVELAEIAGRALFELEPDNAANYVLLARIYASVGRHEEAQRMRREMNEMGVKAAPGSSWVVYQV